A region from the Kribbella shirazensis genome encodes:
- a CDS encoding helix-turn-helix domain-containing protein, whose product MDAPEQARRLSGLYDDVLGGSRPGTEPRPLVAASWERSLAAAVDPELDAPPMVLEQQMVEELRASHPLRAVLPVLRQTLTTIADEASHIMIVTDAQGMILWREGAADVKRTADRIALSEGAVWSEDQIGTNGMGTALAVGKPVQIHSAEHLVRRIHEWTCAAAPVHDPDTGKLLGAVDVSGPLRTVHPAMVALVTAAAQLAEGQLKVRMAAADEMLRARNMRHLMALGDAPGALLTPTGRVLAVQPLEWLPDRLVVPEGADRIDLGDGREGLVERLDEGYLLRMPGTPVRRSRPSLRLKLLGSGQPIAVVGGREIALTLRRAEVLALLLLQPTGLTAEQLMLQLYGDEGNPTTVRAEMHRLRNLLGGGVLDTKPYRIVADVTGDVIEVQTHLRNGDLTAALALYCGPLLARSDAPALRAERDELDATLRRAVLDAADADLLWQFAQTSVGAEDLEVFEALEAGLPVDDPRRPAVAARLARLVD is encoded by the coding sequence ATGGACGCACCGGAGCAGGCCCGCCGGTTGAGCGGGCTGTACGACGACGTGCTCGGCGGCAGCCGCCCCGGGACCGAGCCCCGGCCGCTGGTCGCCGCGTCCTGGGAACGCTCTCTCGCCGCCGCGGTCGACCCGGAGCTGGACGCGCCGCCGATGGTCCTCGAACAGCAGATGGTCGAGGAGCTCCGCGCCAGCCACCCGCTGCGCGCCGTCCTTCCGGTACTGCGGCAGACGCTCACCACGATCGCCGACGAGGCGTCGCACATCATGATCGTCACCGATGCCCAGGGCATGATCCTGTGGCGTGAGGGCGCCGCCGACGTGAAGCGCACCGCCGACCGGATCGCGCTGTCGGAGGGCGCGGTGTGGTCGGAGGACCAGATCGGCACGAACGGCATGGGTACGGCGCTCGCGGTCGGCAAACCCGTGCAGATCCATTCGGCCGAGCACCTGGTCCGCCGGATCCACGAGTGGACGTGCGCCGCCGCGCCGGTGCACGACCCCGACACCGGCAAGCTGCTCGGCGCGGTCGACGTCTCCGGACCGCTGCGCACGGTCCATCCCGCGATGGTCGCCCTGGTGACGGCCGCGGCCCAGCTCGCCGAAGGACAACTGAAGGTCCGGATGGCCGCCGCCGACGAGATGCTGCGCGCCCGCAACATGCGGCACCTGATGGCGCTCGGCGACGCGCCCGGTGCCTTGCTCACCCCGACCGGCCGGGTCCTCGCGGTCCAGCCGCTCGAATGGCTGCCGGACCGCCTCGTCGTACCGGAAGGCGCCGATCGCATCGATCTCGGCGACGGTCGCGAGGGCTTGGTCGAGCGACTCGACGAGGGCTACCTGTTGCGCATGCCGGGTACGCCGGTACGCCGTTCGCGCCCGTCCTTGCGGCTGAAACTGCTCGGCTCGGGTCAGCCGATCGCGGTCGTCGGCGGTCGCGAGATCGCACTGACGTTGCGGCGGGCCGAAGTACTCGCACTGTTGTTACTGCAGCCGACCGGGCTCACGGCCGAGCAGCTGATGCTGCAGCTGTACGGCGACGAGGGCAACCCGACCACGGTCCGCGCCGAGATGCACCGCCTGCGGAACCTGCTTGGCGGCGGCGTCCTCGACACCAAGCCGTACCGCATCGTCGCGGACGTCACCGGCGACGTGATCGAGGTCCAGACCCATCTCCGCAACGGCGATCTGACCGCTGCCCTCGCCCTGTACTGCGGCCCGCTGCTCGCGCGGTCGGATGCTCCAGCGCTGCGGGCCGAGCGGGACGAGCTCGACGCGACGCTGCGCCGCGCCGTCCTGGACGCCGCCGACGCCGACTTGCTCTGGCAGTTCGCGCAGACATCGGTCGGCGCCGAGGACCTCGAGGTTTTCGAGGCCCTCGAGGCCGGCCTGCCCGTGGACGACCCGCGCCGCCCGGCGGTCGCGGCCCGGCTCGCGCGGCTCGTCGACTGA
- the adh gene encoding aldehyde dehydrogenase, whose amino-acid sequence MTIFAAPGQDGSPVAYKSRYEHYIGGEWVPPVKGGYFENPTPVTGETFTEIARGTAEDVEAALDAAHGAAPGWGRTSPAERANILNKIADRIEANLEKLAVAETWDNGKAVRETLAADMPLAIDHFRYFAGALRAQEGSVSVIDDDTIAYHFHEPLGVVGQIIPWNFPILMAVWKLAPALAAGNAVVLKPAEQTPASIHVLLELIHDLLPPGVLNVVNGFGVEAGKPLASSNRVAKVAFTGETTTGRLIMQYASENIIPVTLELGGKSPNVFFADVASSRDDFYDKALEGFTMFALNQGEVCTCPSRALIQSSIYDSFLGDAAARTQAIKLGNPLDTDTMMGAQASNDQFEKILAYIAIGKEEGARVVTGGAKAELDGDLAGGYYIQPTIFEGDNKMRIFQEEIFGPVVSVTKFDDYADAMKIANDTLYGLGAGVWSRDINTAYRAGREIQAGRIWTNNYHAYPAHAAFGGYKNSGIGRENHKMMLDHYQQTKNLLVSYSPSKLGFF is encoded by the coding sequence ATGACGATCTTCGCAGCTCCCGGGCAGGATGGCAGCCCGGTCGCGTACAAATCGCGCTACGAGCACTACATCGGCGGTGAATGGGTCCCGCCGGTCAAGGGCGGGTACTTCGAGAACCCGACGCCGGTGACGGGCGAGACCTTCACCGAGATCGCCCGCGGTACGGCGGAGGACGTCGAAGCCGCCCTGGACGCCGCGCACGGTGCGGCGCCGGGCTGGGGACGGACGTCGCCGGCCGAGCGGGCGAACATCCTGAACAAGATCGCCGACCGGATCGAGGCCAACCTCGAGAAGCTCGCGGTCGCCGAGACCTGGGACAACGGCAAGGCCGTCCGCGAGACGCTGGCCGCCGACATGCCGCTGGCGATCGACCACTTCCGGTACTTCGCCGGCGCGCTCCGGGCCCAGGAGGGCTCGGTATCGGTGATCGACGACGACACCATCGCGTACCACTTCCACGAGCCGCTCGGCGTGGTCGGGCAGATCATCCCGTGGAACTTCCCGATCCTGATGGCGGTCTGGAAGCTGGCGCCCGCGCTGGCGGCCGGCAACGCCGTCGTACTGAAGCCGGCCGAGCAGACCCCGGCCTCCATCCACGTGCTTCTCGAACTGATCCACGACCTGCTGCCCCCCGGTGTGCTCAACGTCGTCAACGGGTTCGGCGTCGAGGCCGGCAAACCGCTTGCCTCCAGCAACAGAGTGGCCAAGGTCGCGTTCACTGGTGAGACCACGACCGGCCGGCTGATCATGCAGTACGCCTCGGAGAACATCATCCCGGTCACGCTGGAGCTCGGCGGCAAGAGCCCGAACGTGTTCTTCGCCGACGTCGCGTCGTCCCGGGACGACTTCTACGACAAGGCGCTCGAGGGCTTCACGATGTTCGCGCTGAACCAGGGCGAGGTCTGCACCTGCCCGTCGCGGGCGCTCATCCAGTCGTCGATCTACGACTCGTTCCTGGGCGACGCGGCGGCCCGGACACAGGCGATCAAGCTCGGCAACCCGCTCGACACCGACACGATGATGGGCGCGCAGGCCAGCAACGACCAGTTCGAGAAGATCCTCGCCTACATCGCGATCGGCAAGGAGGAGGGCGCCCGGGTGGTCACCGGCGGCGCCAAGGCCGAGCTCGACGGCGACCTCGCGGGCGGGTACTACATTCAGCCGACGATCTTCGAGGGCGACAACAAGATGCGGATCTTCCAGGAGGAGATCTTCGGTCCGGTCGTCTCGGTGACGAAGTTCGACGACTACGCCGACGCGATGAAGATCGCCAACGACACGCTCTACGGCCTCGGGGCCGGCGTGTGGTCGCGGGACATCAACACGGCGTACCGGGCGGGTCGCGAGATCCAGGCCGGTCGGATCTGGACGAACAACTACCACGCCTACCCGGCTCACGCCGCGTTCGGCGGGTACAAGAACTCCGGGATCGGCCGGGAGAACCACAAGATGATGCTCGACCACTACCAGCAGACCAAGAACCTGCTGGTCAGCTACAGCCCCTCGAAGCTCGGCTTCTTCTAA
- a CDS encoding DUF779 domain-containing protein produces MVERVSLTDEAAALLRRLTEMHGPLMFHQSGGCCDGSSPMCYPDGEFKTGSADVHLGELVVDGVDKPIGFWMSANQYEYWKHTQLTVDVVKGRGSGFSVEAPEGVRFLIRSRLFTDHESAQLGLL; encoded by the coding sequence ATGGTCGAAAGGGTGTCGCTCACGGACGAGGCGGCGGCGTTGCTCCGTCGCCTCACCGAGATGCACGGCCCGCTGATGTTCCACCAGTCCGGTGGGTGCTGCGACGGCAGTTCGCCGATGTGCTACCCGGACGGGGAATTCAAGACGGGGTCGGCGGACGTGCATCTCGGAGAGCTGGTCGTCGACGGCGTGGACAAGCCGATCGGCTTCTGGATGTCCGCGAACCAGTACGAGTACTGGAAGCACACCCAGCTCACCGTCGACGTGGTGAAGGGCCGCGGCAGCGGCTTCTCCGTGGAGGCCCCCGAGGGCGTCCGCTTCCTGATCAGGTCGCGGCTGTTCACTGACCACGAGTCCGCACAACTCGGACTCCTCTGA